In Pleomorphomonas sp. T1.2MG-36, one genomic interval encodes:
- the ptsP gene encoding phosphoenolpyruvate--protein phosphotransferase has protein sequence MTTSIISVRAPLKGRIVPLGDVPDPMFALGMMGDGLAIEPEVGEVHAPVAGTVTSVHRRGHAVKVMTDDGAEFLVHVGLEAVALRGAGLVAMVAEGDRVAAGDLLIRFDLAALAESCGIVTTPVLVTNEDAFHVTARKSAGSVNLQDEVMTVMPIGAEAPPPVARVERDVVLEMSEGLHARPAALLAAKAKEYASAIEIVLGERKANAKSPVSLLTLGSRWGSRLAVSAEGADAAAAVDGVIEAIASGLGDPVVSYADAGQDTLPGVAEAYPVQEEEPVDLTPFGPEDRPQLAGVVAAPGLAIGRAVHLKEKVARPPEAGGDMVAESEALDAALARVHRHLTEQATAGRTQQQREIMAAHAALLEDTELLEGARDRIARGKSAGWAFSDTISAQAALLRGLDNARLAERAADLVDLEQQVLTVLAGGSPENLALPEDAVAIADDLLPSQFMAFGDRLPAAFVVAKGGRTSHVAILSAASGVPMLAAVGSDAHRIVEGTPLIVDAERGEIQVNPTEATIEATRKAAAEREVRRAANREAAPVDCVMADGTRLPVYANVGSVADAARGLAFGAEGSGLLRTEFLFLDRPTAPTEAEQQAEYQAIADALRGKPLTIRTLDIGGDKPLPYLKQAVEENPILGVRGIRVSRRRPDLLRQQFRAILKVTPVSVVRIMMPMIADIGELRWVKAIFEEEKAALGVTADVPLGIMIEVPAAVAMADKLAQEADFFSIGTNDLTQYVLAMDRGNTELAPEIDSLHPAVLKTIADAAAAGARHACPVGVCGGLASELPAAPILIGLGVTSLSATRSGIPDLKAFIRTLDKDTCRAVAEEALSLDSAAEVRAMVARRWPGL, from the coding sequence ATGACCACCTCCATCATCTCCGTCCGGGCTCCGCTCAAGGGCCGGATCGTGCCGCTCGGCGACGTTCCCGATCCGATGTTCGCGCTCGGCATGATGGGCGATGGTCTCGCCATCGAGCCGGAGGTCGGCGAAGTGCATGCGCCGGTCGCCGGTACGGTGACCTCCGTGCATCGTCGCGGTCATGCGGTGAAGGTGATGACCGACGACGGCGCGGAGTTCCTGGTACACGTCGGCCTTGAGGCCGTGGCGCTGCGCGGCGCCGGGCTCGTGGCCATGGTGGCGGAAGGCGACCGCGTCGCAGCTGGCGATCTCCTCATCCGCTTCGATCTCGCGGCCCTCGCGGAGAGCTGCGGCATTGTGACGACCCCCGTCCTCGTGACCAATGAGGACGCCTTCCACGTGACGGCGCGCAAATCGGCCGGTTCGGTCAACCTCCAAGACGAGGTCATGACGGTCATGCCGATCGGCGCGGAAGCTCCCCCGCCCGTCGCGCGGGTGGAGCGCGACGTCGTGCTGGAAATGAGCGAGGGCCTGCACGCCCGGCCGGCGGCGCTTCTTGCGGCCAAGGCCAAGGAGTACGCAAGTGCGATCGAGATCGTTCTCGGCGAACGAAAGGCCAATGCCAAGAGCCCGGTGTCGCTGCTCACGCTCGGCAGCCGCTGGGGCAGTCGTCTGGCCGTCTCGGCGGAGGGCGCCGACGCGGCGGCAGCCGTCGATGGTGTCATCGAGGCGATAGCGTCGGGGCTGGGCGATCCGGTGGTTTCTTATGCCGACGCCGGACAGGATACGTTGCCGGGCGTTGCCGAGGCCTATCCCGTCCAGGAAGAGGAGCCCGTTGATCTTACGCCTTTCGGTCCGGAAGACCGGCCGCAGCTCGCCGGCGTGGTCGCGGCGCCCGGTCTTGCCATCGGCCGCGCCGTTCATCTCAAGGAAAAGGTGGCCCGCCCGCCGGAGGCGGGTGGCGACATGGTGGCCGAAAGCGAGGCCCTCGACGCTGCCCTCGCTCGCGTCCATCGGCACCTGACCGAGCAGGCGACGGCCGGCCGCACGCAGCAGCAGCGCGAAATCATGGCAGCCCATGCCGCGCTTCTTGAAGATACCGAGCTGCTCGAGGGCGCTCGCGACCGGATCGCGCGCGGCAAGAGCGCCGGCTGGGCCTTCTCCGATACCATCTCGGCCCAGGCAGCCTTGCTGCGCGGGCTCGACAACGCCCGCCTTGCCGAACGCGCCGCTGACCTTGTCGATCTCGAACAGCAGGTGCTGACCGTGCTGGCCGGCGGTTCGCCAGAGAACTTGGCGCTTCCCGAGGATGCCGTCGCCATCGCCGACGATCTGCTGCCGTCGCAGTTCATGGCGTTCGGCGATCGCCTGCCGGCGGCCTTCGTGGTCGCCAAGGGTGGCCGAACCTCGCACGTCGCCATTCTCTCGGCGGCGAGCGGCGTGCCGATGTTGGCTGCCGTCGGCTCCGATGCCCATCGCATCGTCGAAGGCACGCCTCTCATCGTCGATGCCGAGCGCGGCGAGATCCAGGTGAACCCGACCGAGGCGACCATCGAAGCTACCCGAAAGGCGGCTGCCGAGCGCGAAGTGCGTCGCGCCGCCAACCGCGAGGCGGCGCCGGTCGATTGCGTGATGGCCGACGGCACGCGTCTGCCCGTCTATGCCAACGTCGGCTCGGTGGCCGACGCGGCGCGCGGTCTCGCATTCGGCGCCGAAGGCTCCGGGCTGCTCAGAACCGAGTTCCTGTTTCTCGATCGGCCGACGGCCCCCACCGAAGCCGAGCAGCAGGCCGAGTACCAGGCCATCGCCGATGCGCTGCGCGGCAAGCCGCTGACCATCCGCACGCTGGATATCGGCGGCGACAAGCCACTGCCCTATCTCAAGCAGGCGGTCGAGGAGAACCCGATCCTCGGCGTGCGTGGCATCCGCGTCTCCCGGCGCCGGCCCGACCTTCTGCGCCAGCAATTCCGCGCCATCCTCAAGGTCACGCCGGTGTCGGTCGTCCGGATCATGATGCCGATGATCGCCGACATCGGAGAGCTCCGCTGGGTCAAGGCGATCTTCGAGGAAGAGAAGGCCGCGCTCGGCGTGACCGCCGACGTGCCTCTCGGCATCATGATCGAGGTGCCCGCCGCCGTCGCCATGGCCGACAAGCTGGCACAGGAGGCCGATTTCTTCTCCATCGGCACCAACGATCTCACCCAATATGTTCTGGCCATGGATCGCGGCAACACCGAACTCGCCCCTGAGATCGACTCGCTGCATCCGGCGGTGCTCAAGACCATCGCCGACGCGGCGGCGGCCGGTGCCCGCCACGCCTGCCCCGTGGGTGTTTGCGGCGGCCTCGCCTCGGAACTGCCGGCCGCGCCCATCCTGATCGGGCTCGGCGTGACCAGCCTGTCGGCCACCCGTTCCGGCATTCCCGACCTCAAGGCCTTCATCCGCACGCTCGACAAGGACACCTGCCGGGCCGTGGCGGAGGAAGCCTTGTCTCTCGATTCCGCGGCCGAGGTGCGGGCGATGGTGGCGCGGCGCTGGCCGGGGCTCTGA
- a CDS encoding mannitol-1-phosphate 5-dehydrogenase has product MRAIHFGAGNIGRGFIGKILADAGWTVTFADVNETLVGQIARDGRYPVDIVGSGSRREEVTNVTAVSSIGDEIVALMASADLITTAVGPAVLPKIAPTIARGLEARVASGKHAPLNIIACENTIRGTTQLKDAVFGHLPAAIAAVVEIEVGFADSAVDRIVPPAPPVEGEPLAVTVEEFSEWIVDRGQLKGWAHDIPGMELTDNLMAFVERKLFTLNTGHAITAYLGFEQGMPTIRDAIENASIHAVVKAAMEESGAVLIRRYGFDPAKHATYIEKILGRFANPFIRDDVARVGREPLRKLGKGDRLIRPLLGTLEYGLPHANLVKGIAAALHYRNDGDPQAVEMQAAIAEVGVAAAVDRFSGNALPAEVLAEIAAAAQI; this is encoded by the coding sequence ATGCGAGCCATTCACTTTGGCGCGGGCAATATTGGCCGCGGTTTCATCGGCAAGATCCTCGCCGACGCCGGCTGGACCGTCACCTTCGCCGATGTCAACGAAACCCTGGTCGGACAGATCGCCAGGGACGGACGCTACCCCGTCGACATCGTGGGATCCGGCAGCCGTCGCGAGGAGGTGACCAATGTTACCGCCGTCTCGTCGATAGGTGACGAGATCGTGGCTCTCATGGCCTCTGCCGACCTCATTACCACCGCCGTCGGACCGGCCGTGCTGCCGAAGATCGCCCCGACCATCGCCCGTGGTCTCGAAGCGCGCGTCGCCTCCGGCAAGCATGCGCCGCTCAACATCATTGCCTGCGAAAACACCATTCGCGGCACCACCCAGCTGAAGGATGCCGTGTTCGGACATCTGCCGGCAGCCATTGCCGCCGTCGTCGAGATCGAGGTCGGCTTTGCCGACAGCGCCGTCGACCGCATCGTGCCGCCCGCTCCACCCGTCGAAGGCGAGCCGCTCGCGGTCACCGTCGAGGAGTTTTCCGAGTGGATCGTCGATCGCGGTCAGCTCAAGGGCTGGGCCCACGACATTCCGGGCATGGAACTGACCGACAATCTGATGGCCTTCGTCGAGCGCAAGCTGTTCACGCTCAACACGGGCCACGCCATCACGGCCTATCTCGGCTTTGAACAGGGCATGCCGACCATCCGCGACGCCATCGAAAACGCGAGCATTCATGCCGTCGTCAAGGCTGCCATGGAAGAGAGCGGCGCCGTGCTGATCCGTCGCTACGGCTTCGACCCGGCCAAGCACGCCACCTACATCGAGAAGATCCTCGGCCGCTTCGCCAATCCCTTCATCCGTGACGATGTGGCGCGTGTCGGCCGCGAGCCCCTGCGCAAGCTGGGCAAGGGCGACCGATTGATCCGTCCTTTACTCGGCACGCTGGAGTACGGCCTGCCGCATGCAAACCTCGTCAAGGGCATCGCTGCCGCCCTGCATTACCGCAACGACGGCGATCCCCAGGCGGTCGAGATGCAGGCGGCCATTGCCGAAGTCGGTGTCGCGGCGGCCGTCGATCGTTTCTCCGGCAACGCGCTTCCCGCCGAGGTTCTTGCCGAGATAGCCGCCGCAGCCCAGATTTAA
- a CDS encoding PTS mannitol transporter subunit IICBA produces the protein MAYTGTAGGDGASSNLKVRVQQVGRFLSSMVMPNIGAFIAWGIITTLFIPTGWLPNEFFAKLVGPMITYLLPLLLGYTGGKLVYGERGAVVGAIVTAGVIVGTDIPMFLGAMLVGPFGGWSIKQFDKLIDGKIRPGFEMLVNNFSAGILGMILAMIAFAIVGPIVEHLSAALGAGVNALISTGLIPLASILVEPAKVLFLNNAINHGVFTPLGIQQAAEQGKSLIFLIEANPGPGLGLLLAYMAFGRGNAKQSAPGAAIIHFFGGIHEIYFPYVLMKPRLIIAMIAGGATGVACNMLLGGGLRAPSSPGSIFAVLGMTPADGFVGVISAVTLGALVTFLVASVLLKTDKTEEAVEDLDAATARMKALKAESKGMAAPVAASSAAISGPVRSVIVACDAGMGSSAMGASMLRKKLDQAGLGAIRSSNVAINALPADVDVVITHKDLTERARRAAPQATHISITNFLDGAAYDRIVAEIKAKAGSAAAPAAGKPEGGASFNLGEENIFLGLTASTKEEAIRFAGSKLLEMGAITPSYIEAMLKRETIVSTYLGQSLAMPHGTNEAKNEVLKTGIVVCQYPDGVFFGPDSENVARLVVGLAAKGNEHMDVMSALARVLENPKVVAHLATTKNPADVLRILDLG, from the coding sequence ATGGCATATACCGGAACCGCAGGGGGCGACGGAGCGTCGTCCAACCTCAAGGTGCGCGTCCAGCAGGTGGGCCGCTTCCTGAGCAGCATGGTGATGCCCAACATCGGCGCTTTCATCGCCTGGGGTATCATTACAACTCTCTTCATCCCGACCGGCTGGTTGCCCAACGAGTTTTTCGCCAAGCTCGTCGGTCCGATGATCACCTACTTGCTGCCGCTCCTTCTGGGCTACACCGGCGGCAAGCTGGTCTACGGTGAGCGCGGCGCCGTCGTCGGTGCCATCGTCACCGCTGGCGTCATCGTCGGTACCGACATTCCGATGTTCCTCGGCGCCATGCTGGTGGGTCCGTTCGGCGGTTGGTCGATCAAGCAGTTCGACAAGCTGATCGACGGCAAGATCCGCCCCGGCTTCGAAATGCTGGTCAACAACTTCTCGGCCGGCATCCTCGGCATGATCCTCGCCATGATCGCTTTCGCGATCGTCGGCCCGATCGTCGAGCATCTGTCTGCGGCTCTCGGCGCGGGCGTCAACGCCCTGATCAGCACCGGTCTCATTCCGCTGGCCTCGATCCTGGTCGAGCCGGCCAAGGTGCTGTTCCTCAACAACGCCATCAACCACGGCGTCTTCACCCCGCTCGGCATCCAGCAGGCTGCGGAACAGGGCAAGTCGCTGATCTTCCTGATCGAAGCCAACCCTGGTCCGGGTCTTGGCCTGCTGCTTGCGTACATGGCTTTCGGCCGTGGCAATGCCAAGCAGTCGGCTCCGGGCGCCGCCATCATCCACTTCTTCGGCGGCATTCATGAGATCTACTTCCCCTACGTGCTGATGAAGCCGCGCCTGATCATCGCCATGATCGCCGGCGGTGCCACTGGCGTTGCCTGCAACATGCTGCTCGGTGGTGGTCTGCGCGCCCCCTCGTCGCCGGGTTCGATCTTCGCCGTGCTCGGCATGACCCCGGCCGATGGTTTCGTGGGCGTCATCTCCGCCGTGACGCTGGGTGCCCTCGTGACCTTCCTGGTCGCTTCGGTTCTGCTGAAGACCGACAAGACCGAGGAAGCCGTCGAGGACCTCGATGCGGCTACCGCTCGCATGAAGGCTCTGAAGGCTGAATCCAAGGGCATGGCCGCCCCGGTTGCCGCTTCGTCGGCCGCCATCTCCGGTCCGGTCCGCTCGGTCATCGTCGCTTGCGACGCCGGCATGGGCTCGTCCGCCATGGGTGCATCCATGCTTCGCAAGAAGCTGGATCAGGCCGGCCTCGGCGCCATTCGGTCGAGCAATGTCGCCATCAACGCGCTTCCGGCCGATGTGGATGTGGTCATCACCCACAAGGACCTGACCGAGCGTGCCCGTCGGGCTGCTCCCCAGGCCACCCACATCTCCATCACCAATTTCCTCGATGGCGCGGCCTATGACCGCATCGTCGCCGAAATCAAGGCGAAGGCGGGTTCCGCCGCGGCTCCGGCCGCCGGCAAGCCCGAGGGTGGCGCATCTTTTAATCTCGGTGAGGAAAACATCTTCCTCGGCCTCACCGCGTCCACCAAAGAGGAAGCCATTCGCTTCGCCGGCTCCAAGCTTTTGGAGATGGGCGCGATTACCCCGAGCTACATCGAGGCCATGCTCAAGCGTGAGACCATCGTGTCGACCTATCTCGGGCAGTCGCTGGCCATGCCGCACGGCACCAACGAAGCGAAGAACGAGGTCCTGAAGACCGGCATCGTCGTCTGCCAGTACCCCGACGGCGTGTTCTTCGGTCCCGACTCCGAGAACGTGGCTCGTCTCGTCGTTGGCCTCGCGGCCAAGGGCAACGAACACATGGATGTCATGTCTGCCCTCGCCAGGGTTCTCGAAAATCCCAAGGTGGTCGCCCACCTTGCGACGACGAAAAACCCCGCCGACGTGCTGCGCATCCTCGATCTCGGCTGA
- the glmS gene encoding glutamine--fructose-6-phosphate transaminase (isomerizing) — MCGIIGIVGRDGVSELLLEGLKRLEYRGYDSAGIATLVDGAIERRRAEGKLVNLERRLAEEPLAGSIGIGHTRWATHGGPTEGNAHPHATDKVAVVHNGIIENYQALTAELTRKGHVFVTETDTEVVAHLITDYLQQGKAPVEACRLAFHRLEGAFALAILFAGEENLMVGTRRGTPLAVGYGDGAMYLASDAFAMAPLTNRLAYLEDGDWAVLTSASAEIRTADDTLVERKIHVSNVSAALIGKAGHRHFMLKEIFEQPQVIGDTINAFVSASTGTIALPDLPFDPAKVPRLTIVACGTAYYVAMVAKYWFEQVARLPVEVDIGSEFRYRDTPFEKGGVAVFVSQSGETLDTLEALRHAKRAGQHIVSIVNVPESTIARESDRVLYTLAGPEIGVASTKAFTTQLTVMACLVLAFARARGTISHEREAELALALREVPARAAEVLRHDDAIQALAGMVAESRDALYLGRGTAYPIALEGALKLKEISYIHAEGYAAGEMKHGPISLIDDGVPVIALAPSDSLFEKVVSNVQEVAARSGRVLLISDAEGVARLGGKVRWSIELPKVDPFVAPILYSLPVQLLAYHTAVAKGTDVDQPRNLAKSVTVE, encoded by the coding sequence ATGTGCGGAATTATTGGAATCGTTGGTCGCGATGGTGTCTCTGAACTGTTGCTCGAAGGGTTGAAGCGCCTCGAATACCGTGGCTATGACAGCGCCGGCATCGCGACGCTGGTCGACGGTGCCATCGAGCGTCGCCGCGCCGAGGGCAAGCTCGTCAACCTGGAACGGCGCCTTGCCGAAGAGCCGCTCGCCGGCTCCATCGGCATCGGCCATACGCGCTGGGCAACCCACGGCGGCCCCACCGAGGGCAACGCCCATCCGCACGCGACCGACAAGGTGGCGGTGGTCCATAACGGCATCATCGAGAACTACCAGGCGCTGACCGCCGAGCTCACGCGGAAGGGCCACGTCTTCGTCACCGAGACGGATACCGAAGTGGTCGCCCACCTGATCACCGATTATCTCCAGCAAGGCAAGGCGCCGGTCGAGGCCTGCCGCCTCGCCTTCCATCGCCTTGAGGGAGCCTTCGCGCTGGCGATCCTGTTCGCCGGCGAGGAGAACCTGATGGTCGGCACGCGGCGCGGCACGCCGCTCGCCGTCGGCTATGGCGACGGCGCCATGTATCTGGCCTCCGACGCTTTCGCCATGGCGCCGCTCACCAACCGGCTCGCCTATCTCGAAGATGGCGACTGGGCCGTGTTGACAAGCGCCTCGGCCGAGATTCGCACCGCCGACGACACGCTTGTCGAGCGCAAGATCCACGTCTCCAACGTTTCGGCGGCATTGATCGGCAAGGCCGGCCACCGCCACTTCATGCTCAAGGAAATCTTCGAGCAGCCGCAAGTGATCGGCGATACCATCAACGCCTTCGTGTCTGCATCCACCGGCACCATCGCGCTGCCGGATCTGCCCTTCGATCCCGCCAAGGTGCCGCGCCTCACCATCGTCGCCTGCGGCACAGCCTACTACGTGGCCATGGTGGCCAAGTACTGGTTCGAGCAGGTGGCGCGCCTGCCGGTCGAGGTGGATATCGGTTCGGAGTTCCGCTACCGCGACACGCCGTTCGAGAAAGGGGGCGTCGCCGTCTTCGTCTCGCAATCGGGCGAGACGCTCGATACTCTGGAGGCGCTGCGCCACGCCAAGCGGGCAGGGCAGCACATCGTCTCCATCGTCAACGTGCCCGAGAGCACCATCGCCCGCGAGAGTGACCGTGTGCTCTACACGCTGGCCGGACCGGAAATCGGTGTCGCCTCCACCAAGGCCTTCACCACCCAGCTCACCGTCATGGCCTGCCTGGTGCTGGCCTTCGCCCGGGCTCGCGGTACCATCTCCCACGAGCGGGAGGCCGAACTGGCGCTGGCCTTGCGCGAAGTGCCGGCGCGCGCCGCTGAGGTGCTGCGCCACGACGACGCCATCCAGGCGCTGGCGGGCATGGTGGCCGAAAGCCGCGACGCCCTTTATCTCGGGCGCGGCACGGCGTACCCCATCGCCTTGGAAGGAGCGCTGAAGCTGAAGGAGATCAGCTACATCCATGCCGAGGGCTATGCCGCCGGCGAAATGAAGCACGGCCCGATCTCGCTGATCGACGACGGCGTGCCGGTGATCGCGCTCGCCCCCTCGGATTCCCTGTTCGAGAAGGTGGTCTCCAACGTGCAGGAGGTGGCGGCCCGCTCCGGCCGTGTCCTGCTGATTTCCGATGCCGAAGGCGTCGCCCGCCTCGGCGGCAAGGTGCGCTGGTCGATCGAGCTGCCAAAGGTCGATCCTTTCGTGGCCCCCATTCTCTACTCGCTGCCGGTTCAGCTTCTCGCCTATCACACGGCGGTGGCCAAGGGCACTGACGTCGATCAGCCGCGCAACCTCGCCAAGAGCGTGACCGTCGAGTAG
- a CDS encoding PTS fructose transporter subunit IIB, with translation MESDIRIVVVTACPTGVALTYMAATRLLTAAQRLGYLIKVETQGALGSEDVLTRKDIGRANAAIIAADVDIDGLDRFQNVPVLTVGTARAIADPDAVLAEALALPRP, from the coding sequence ATGGAAAGCGACATCCGTATCGTTGTCGTCACTGCCTGCCCGACTGGCGTCGCGCTCACCTATATGGCTGCCACCCGCCTGCTGACCGCCGCTCAGCGCCTTGGTTACCTCATCAAGGTCGAGACGCAGGGCGCCCTCGGCAGCGAGGACGTTCTGACGCGCAAGGACATCGGTCGCGCCAACGCTGCCATCATTGCCGCCGATGTGGACATCGACGGCCTCGATCGCTTCCAGAACGTGCCGGTGCTGACCGTCGGCACGGCGCGCGCCATAGCCGACCCGGATGCGGTGCTGGCCGAAGCCCTGGCGCTGCCCAGGCCGTGA
- a CDS encoding ABC transporter ATP-binding protein — protein MATLEFKHVNKTFGAVEVIPDVSLFIPHGSFTVFVGPSGCGKSTLLRLAAGLEEISEGTLEIDGADVTFARPIERGIAMVFQSYALYPHMNVALNIGFGLKMAGKPKAEIARKVQAAAETLQLDALLERKPGELSGGQRQRVAIGRAIVREPKVFLFDEPLSNLDAALRTQMRVELAELHKRLGATMIYVTHDQVEAMTLADQIVVLNKGRIEQVGSPLELYNRPRTLFVAGFIGSPKMNFITGEYASRLGVSTFGVRPEHIDIVTSSPHWTGTVQFSERLGSDTYLHVDVPEIGRLTVRAVGDAALTGGETIGLAPQAAASHGFDSDGQSCPVLRTTH, from the coding sequence ATGGCAACGCTCGAATTCAAGCATGTGAACAAGACCTTCGGCGCCGTGGAGGTGATTCCGGATGTGTCGCTGTTCATCCCCCATGGCTCGTTCACCGTCTTTGTCGGCCCGTCGGGTTGCGGCAAATCGACCCTGCTGAGGCTTGCTGCGGGGCTGGAAGAGATCAGCGAAGGGACGCTGGAGATCGATGGGGCAGACGTGACCTTCGCCCGACCGATCGAACGCGGGATCGCCATGGTGTTCCAGTCCTACGCGCTGTATCCGCACATGAACGTGGCGCTGAACATCGGCTTCGGCCTGAAGATGGCCGGCAAGCCCAAGGCAGAGATCGCTCGAAAGGTGCAGGCGGCAGCGGAGACGCTGCAGCTCGACGCGCTTCTGGAGCGCAAGCCGGGCGAACTTTCGGGCGGCCAGCGTCAGCGCGTTGCGATTGGCCGGGCCATCGTGCGCGAGCCCAAGGTGTTTCTGTTCGACGAGCCGCTGTCCAATCTGGACGCGGCGCTCAGGACGCAGATGCGTGTGGAGCTCGCGGAGCTGCACAAGCGGCTTGGCGCAACGATGATCTACGTGACCCACGATCAGGTCGAAGCGATGACGCTGGCCGATCAGATCGTGGTCCTGAACAAGGGGCGGATCGAACAGGTCGGAAGTCCGCTCGAACTCTACAATCGACCGCGGACACTGTTCGTCGCCGGCTTCATCGGTTCGCCGAAGATGAACTTCATCACGGGCGAGTATGCCTCGCGTCTGGGCGTTTCCACCTTCGGGGTTCGGCCCGAGCACATCGACATCGTCACCTCGTCCCCCCACTGGACCGGAACCGTGCAGTTCAGTGAAAGGCTGGGCAGCGACACCTATCTGCACGTTGACGTTCCAGAGATTGGCCGTCTGACGGTAAGGGCCGTCGGCGATGCGGCACTCACCGGCGGCGAGACCATAGGCCTCGCGCCGCAGGCGGCAGCGTCACATGGCTTCGATTCGGACGGGCAGTCTTGTCCGGTCCTCCGGACCACGCATTGA
- a CDS encoding glycoside hydrolase family 43 protein, whose amino-acid sequence MSRPVITNPILKGFNPDPSICRAGDDYYIATSTFEWFPGVQIHHSRDLVHWDLVCRPLNRPSQLDMRGEMDSCGVWAPCLTYADGMFWLIFSDMKRRDGSVKDVHNYLVTAPSIEGPWSDPIYLNSSGFDPSLFHDDDGRKWLLNVWWDYRGRPPRFPGDNSFAGIACQEYDVAERKLKGPITNIFKGTEAGLTEGPHLYRRDGWYYIVVAEGGTGYNHVATVGRSRALDGPYELHPDTYVVTARGNPNAPLQRAGHADFVDTPAGETYLVHLTGRPIPGLRRCPLGRETAIQKIEWGTDGWPRIVGGKLTPKLEVEAPDVPAHPFAPAPEEYRFSSDAGLPRDFQWLRTPFGERLFSLDARPGFLRLYGREAMGSWYEQALVARRQTAFCYDAETEVHADPKLHMQMAGLAAYYNRFAYHYLALTFDQEVGTCLQVISCTGTQGGGQTTIGLAKPVPVPGGVPVRLKVEVRTTTLTFFYAVGSDDWAQVGGALDASLLSDECGAGEHSNFTGAFVGMSANDLSGQGMPADFSYFRYRDLGA is encoded by the coding sequence ATGTCCCGTCCTGTCATCACAAATCCGATCCTCAAGGGGTTCAACCCCGATCCGTCGATCTGCCGCGCCGGCGACGACTATTACATCGCCACCTCCACTTTCGAATGGTTTCCCGGAGTACAGATTCACCACTCCCGCGACCTCGTGCATTGGGATCTGGTCTGCCGGCCGCTCAATCGCCCAAGCCAGCTCGACATGCGCGGCGAGATGGATAGTTGCGGCGTCTGGGCGCCCTGTCTGACCTATGCCGACGGCATGTTCTGGCTGATTTTCAGCGACATGAAGCGCCGCGACGGCTCGGTCAAGGACGTGCACAACTATCTCGTGACCGCTCCCTCGATCGAAGGGCCCTGGTCCGATCCGATCTACCTCAACTCCTCGGGCTTCGATCCGTCGTTGTTCCACGATGACGATGGGCGCAAGTGGTTGCTCAACGTGTGGTGGGACTATCGCGGCCGCCCGCCGCGCTTTCCGGGAGACAACAGCTTTGCCGGCATCGCTTGCCAGGAATACGACGTCGCCGAGCGCAAGCTGAAGGGGCCGATCACCAACATCTTCAAGGGCACCGAGGCCGGGCTGACGGAAGGCCCCCATCTCTACAGGCGCGATGGCTGGTACTACATCGTGGTTGCCGAGGGCGGCACCGGCTACAATCATGTCGCCACCGTGGGGCGCTCCCGTGCGCTCGATGGGCCGTATGAGCTGCATCCCGACACCTACGTGGTCACGGCTCGCGGCAATCCGAACGCGCCGCTCCAGCGCGCCGGGCACGCCGATTTTGTCGATACGCCAGCGGGCGAGACCTATCTCGTGCATCTGACCGGCCGCCCCATTCCGGGCCTGCGCCGCTGCCCTCTGGGGCGGGAAACCGCGATCCAGAAGATCGAGTGGGGTACCGATGGCTGGCCCCGCATCGTGGGCGGCAAGCTGACGCCGAAGCTGGAAGTCGAAGCGCCCGACGTGCCGGCTCATCCTTTCGCCCCTGCCCCGGAAGAGTACCGCTTCTCGTCCGACGCCGGCTTGCCGAGGGACTTCCAGTGGTTGCGCACGCCCTTCGGAGAACGGCTGTTCTCACTTGATGCCCGTCCCGGCTTTCTGCGTCTCTACGGGCGCGAGGCCATGGGGTCCTGGTACGAGCAGGCTCTGGTCGCACGTCGGCAGACGGCTTTCTGTTACGACGCGGAAACGGAGGTCCATGCCGACCCGAAGCTCCACATGCAGATGGCGGGGCTCGCGGCCTACTACAACCGCTTTGCCTATCATTACCTTGCCTTGACCTTCGATCAGGAGGTCGGCACCTGCCTGCAGGTCATCTCCTGCACCGGGACGCAAGGGGGAGGGCAGACCACCATCGGCCTCGCCAAGCCTGTTCCCGTGCCCGGCGGAGTGCCGGTGCGGCTCAAGGTCGAAGTCAGGACGACAACCCTGACCTTCTTCTACGCTGTGGGCTCGGACGACTGGGCGCAGGTGGGTGGCGCGCTCGATGCCTCGCTCCTGTCGGACGAGTGCGGAGCAGGCGAACACTCCAACTTCACCGGCGCGTTCGTCGGGATGTCGGCCAACGACCTGAGCGGCCAGGGCATGCCGGCCGACTTCTCCTATTTCCGCTACCGCGATCTCGGCGCGTGA